The following are encoded in a window of Brachyhypopomus gauderio isolate BG-103 chromosome 18, BGAUD_0.2, whole genome shotgun sequence genomic DNA:
- the LOC143481333 gene encoding NACHT, LRR and PYD domains-containing protein 12-like isoform X1, which translates to MLQMDELMQTNISAQTGGNISAPVLHGNHINAPVTLNITYGTQEKSSSSTSTVQTGGSSGTPALSEEYFSGWIEKSNLHKSKLVKEYKEFHEGISQHGTSALLNEIYTELYITEGGSGEVNNEHEVRQIETASRRPVMQETPIKYNDLFKHKPVKRVLTKGIAGIGKTVSVQKFILDWAEGKANQDVLFIFPLPFRELNLMKEKKFSLMDLLHVFFPETKQLQLVDSDAYKVMFIFDGLDECRLPLDFQNNERLCDVTESTAVDVLLTNLIKQKLLPSALIWITSRPAAANQIPPECVDLVTEVRGFGDLQKEEYFRKRISDQNLANRIITHMKSSRSLYIMCHIPVFCWIAATVLERIFSEAESGEIPKTLTQMFTHFLIFQIKHKDRKYHGKIDSDSHQNRERIEVLGKLAFEQLQKGNLIFYEEDLRECGIDVNEVSVYSGVCTQIFREEFRLHLGKVFSFVHLSVQEFLAALYVFISFISNRNVLKQQTPQLGFKRSKTMYDFLKNAVDKALQSENGYLDIFLRFLLGLSLESNQTLLRGLLTQTGSSSHRKEETVKYIKKKIRENPSPEKSINLFHCLNELNDHSLVQEVQTYLKRGGNRRLHGTRFSPAQWSALVFVLLNSEEDLDEFDLWKYEPSEECLLRLLPVVKTSRKAVLSGCSITEEGCAVLCSALRSNPSSHLRELNLNYNKPGDSGVKQLSALMEDPHCKLEKLHLSGCRITEEGCVALASALRSNPSSHLRDLNLNSSTPGDSGVKQLSALLEDPQCTLEKLHLYNCSIIEEGCAAMCSALRSNPLSHLKELYLSNNELGDSGVKQLSVLLEDPHCKLEKLHLSGCSIREEGCAVLVSALRSNPSSHLTELNLNWNKSGDSGLKQLSALLEDPHCTLEILQLSNCSIQEEGCAVLCSALRSNPSSHLRELYLNLSEPGDSGVKLLSALLEDPHCKLEKLHLSGCSITDEGFAALALALRSNHSPHLRDLNLSWNKPGDSGVKQFSALLEDPHCKLEKLHIRPHLKYNMTTVQR; encoded by the exons ATGTTGCAAATGGATGAATTAATGCAGACCAACATCTCAGCTCAGACAGGAGGGAACATCTCTGCTCCTGTACTGCATGGGAATCACATTAATGCACCAGTGACACTGAACATTACATACGGAA CTCAGGAAAAGTCCAGTTCCAGCACCAGCACAGTTCAAACTGGGGGCTCTTCAGGGACTCCTGCTCTCAGTGAAG AGTACTTTTCAGGATGGATTGAAAAATCTAATCTCCATAAATCCAAACTAGTAAAGGAGTATAAGGAATTTCATGAAGGAATCTCACAGCATGGAACCTCCGCCCTTCTAaatgagatctacacagagctctacatcacagagggagggagtggagaggtcaataatgaacatgaggtgagacagattgagacagcatccaggagaccTGTAATGcaggagacacccatcaaatACAATGACCTATTTAAACACAAACCAGTCAAAAGAGTGCTAACTAAAGGAATTGCTGGAATTGGAAAGACAGTGTCTGTGCAGAAGTTCATTCTGGACTGGGCTGAAGGAAAAGCAAATCAGGATGTcctcttcatatttccacttccttttagggagctgaatttgatgaaggagaaaaagtTCAGTCTGATGGATCTGCTTCATGTTTTTTTCCCTGAAACGAAACAGTTACAATTAGTAGATTCTGATGCTTACAAAGTTATGttcatctttgatggtctggatgagtgtcgacttcctctagatttccagAATAATGAGAGATTATGTGATGTAACAGAGTCGACCgcagtggatgtgctgctgacaaacctcatcaagCAGAAACTGCTTCCTTCTGCTCTCATCTGGATCACCTCTagaccagcagcagccaatcagatccctcctgagtGTGTTGACCTGGTAACAGAGGTACGAGGGTTCGGTGACCTtcagaaagaggagtacttcaggaagagaatcagtgaTCAGAACCTGGCCAATAGAATCATCAcacacatgaagtcatcaagaagtctttacatcatgtgccacattccagtcttctgttggattgcagccactgttctagagagaATATTTagtgaagcagagagtggagagatccccaagactctgactcagatgttcacacacttcctgatcttTCAAATCAAACACAAGGACAGAAAGTACCATGGAAAAATTGACTCTGACTCTCACCAGAATAGAGAGAGAATTGAGGTATTGGGGAAACTAGCTTTTGAACAGCTGCAAAAGGGAaacctgatcttctatgaggaagacctgagagagtgtGGCATTGATGTGAATGAAGTGTCAGTGTACTCAGGAGTGTGTACGCAAATTTTCAGAGAAGAGTTTAGGCTGCACCTGgggaaggtgttcagctttgtacatctgagCGTTCAGGAATTTTTGGCTgctttatatgtatttatatccTTCATATCAAACAGAAATGTGTTAAAACAGCAAACCCCACAACTTGGGTTTAAAAGATCAAAAACTATGTATGACTTTCTCAAGAAtgcagtggacaaggccttacaAAGTGAAAATGGATATCTGGACATTTTCCTTCGCTTTCTGCTcggtctctcactggagtccaatcagactctcttacgaggcctactgacacagacaggaagcagctctcaccgcaaagaggaaacagtcaagtacatcaagaagaagatcagggagaatccctctccagagaaatccatcaaccttttccactgtctgaatgaactgaatgatcattctctaGTGCAGGAAGTCCAAACATACCTGAAGAGAGGAGGTAACCGTCGTCTCCATGGAACGAGAttctctcctgctcagtggtcagctctggtgtttgtgttgctgaactcCGAAGAGGATCTGGATGAATTTGACCTGTGGAAATATGAACCATCAGAGGAATGTCTACTGCGCCTGCTGCCAGTggttaaaacatccagaaaagctGT actgtctggctgcagtattacagaggaaggctgtgctgttctgtgttcagctctgagatcAAACCCCTcgtcacacctgagagagctgaatctgaactacaataaaccaggagactcaggagtgaagcagttATCTGCTCTaatggaggatccacactgcaaactggagaaactaca tctgtctggcTGCAGAATTACAGAGGAAGGTTGTGTtgctctggcttcagctctgaggtcaaatccCTCATCACACTTGAGAGACCTGAATCTGAAttccagtacaccaggagactcaggagtgaagcagctctctgctctactggaggatccacaatgtacactggagaaactaca TCTGTATAACTGCAGCATTatagaggaaggctgtgctgctatgtgttcagctctgaggtcaaacccttTATCACACCTGAAAGAACTGTATCTGAGCAACAATGAactaggagactcaggagtgaagcagctctctgttctactggaggatccacactgtaaactggagaaacttCA TCTGTCtggctgcagtattagagaggaaggctgtgctgttcTGGTTTCAGCTCTGAGATCAAatccctcatcacacctgacagagctgaatctgaactggAATAAATCAGGAGACTCAGGACTGAAACAGCTCTCTGCGTTACTGGaagatccacactgtacactggaaaTACTACA GCTGTCTAACTGCAGTATTcaagaggaaggctgtgctgttctgtgttcagctctgaggtcaaacccctcatcacacctgagagagctgtaTCTGAACCTCagtgaaccaggagactcaggagtgaagctgctctctgctctactggaggatccacactgtaaactggagaaacttCA
- the LOC143481333 gene encoding NACHT, LRR and PYD domains-containing protein 12-like isoform X2, with amino-acid sequence MLQMDELMQTNISAQTGGNISAPVLHGNHINAPVTLNITYGTQEKSSSSTSTVQTGGSSGTPALSEEYFSGWIEKSNLHKSKLVKEYKEFHEGISQHGTSALLNEIYTELYITEGGSGEVNNEHEVRQIETASRRPVMQETPIKYNDLFKHKPVKRVLTKGIAGIGKTVSVQKFILDWAEGKANQDVLFIFPLPFRELNLMKEKKFSLMDLLHVFFPETKQLQLVDSDAYKVMFIFDGLDECRLPLDFQNNERLCDVTESTAVDVLLTNLIKQKLLPSALIWITSRPAAANQIPPECVDLVTEVRGFGDLQKEEYFRKRISDQNLANRIITHMKSSRSLYIMCHIPVFCWIAATVLERIFSEAESGEIPKTLTQMFTHFLIFQIKHKDRKYHGKIDSDSHQNRERIEVLGKLAFEQLQKGNLIFYEEDLRECGIDVNEVSVYSGVCTQIFREEFRLHLGKVFSFVHLSVQEFLAALYVFISFISNRNVLKQQTPQLGFKRSKTMYDFLKNAVDKALQSENGYLDIFLRFLLGLSLESNQTLLRGLLTQTGSSSHRKEETVKYIKKKIRENPSPEKSINLFHCLNELNDHSLVQEVQTYLKRGGNRRLHGTRFSPAQWSALVFVLLNSEEDLDEFDLWKYEPSEECLLRLLPVVKTSRKAVLSGCSITEEGCAVLCSALRSNPSSHLRELNLNYNKPGDSGVKQLSALMEDPHCKLEKLHLSGCRITEEGCVALASALRSNPSSHLRDLNLNSSTPGDSGVKQLSALLEDPQCTLEKLHLYNCSIIEEGCAAMCSALRSNPLSHLKELYLSNNELGDSGVKQLSVLLEDPHCKLEKLHLSGCSIREEGCAVLVSALRSNPSSHLTELNLNWNKSGDSGLKQLSALLEDPHCTLEILQLSNCSIQEEGCAVLCSALRSNPSSHLRELYLNLSEPGDSGVKLLSALLEDPHCKLEKLHLSGCSITDEGFAALALALRSNHSPHLRDLNLSWNKPGDSGVKQFSALLEDPHCKLEKLQLVPITVTSFFHF; translated from the exons ATGTTGCAAATGGATGAATTAATGCAGACCAACATCTCAGCTCAGACAGGAGGGAACATCTCTGCTCCTGTACTGCATGGGAATCACATTAATGCACCAGTGACACTGAACATTACATACGGAA CTCAGGAAAAGTCCAGTTCCAGCACCAGCACAGTTCAAACTGGGGGCTCTTCAGGGACTCCTGCTCTCAGTGAAG AGTACTTTTCAGGATGGATTGAAAAATCTAATCTCCATAAATCCAAACTAGTAAAGGAGTATAAGGAATTTCATGAAGGAATCTCACAGCATGGAACCTCCGCCCTTCTAaatgagatctacacagagctctacatcacagagggagggagtggagaggtcaataatgaacatgaggtgagacagattgagacagcatccaggagaccTGTAATGcaggagacacccatcaaatACAATGACCTATTTAAACACAAACCAGTCAAAAGAGTGCTAACTAAAGGAATTGCTGGAATTGGAAAGACAGTGTCTGTGCAGAAGTTCATTCTGGACTGGGCTGAAGGAAAAGCAAATCAGGATGTcctcttcatatttccacttccttttagggagctgaatttgatgaaggagaaaaagtTCAGTCTGATGGATCTGCTTCATGTTTTTTTCCCTGAAACGAAACAGTTACAATTAGTAGATTCTGATGCTTACAAAGTTATGttcatctttgatggtctggatgagtgtcgacttcctctagatttccagAATAATGAGAGATTATGTGATGTAACAGAGTCGACCgcagtggatgtgctgctgacaaacctcatcaagCAGAAACTGCTTCCTTCTGCTCTCATCTGGATCACCTCTagaccagcagcagccaatcagatccctcctgagtGTGTTGACCTGGTAACAGAGGTACGAGGGTTCGGTGACCTtcagaaagaggagtacttcaggaagagaatcagtgaTCAGAACCTGGCCAATAGAATCATCAcacacatgaagtcatcaagaagtctttacatcatgtgccacattccagtcttctgttggattgcagccactgttctagagagaATATTTagtgaagcagagagtggagagatccccaagactctgactcagatgttcacacacttcctgatcttTCAAATCAAACACAAGGACAGAAAGTACCATGGAAAAATTGACTCTGACTCTCACCAGAATAGAGAGAGAATTGAGGTATTGGGGAAACTAGCTTTTGAACAGCTGCAAAAGGGAaacctgatcttctatgaggaagacctgagagagtgtGGCATTGATGTGAATGAAGTGTCAGTGTACTCAGGAGTGTGTACGCAAATTTTCAGAGAAGAGTTTAGGCTGCACCTGgggaaggtgttcagctttgtacatctgagCGTTCAGGAATTTTTGGCTgctttatatgtatttatatccTTCATATCAAACAGAAATGTGTTAAAACAGCAAACCCCACAACTTGGGTTTAAAAGATCAAAAACTATGTATGACTTTCTCAAGAAtgcagtggacaaggccttacaAAGTGAAAATGGATATCTGGACATTTTCCTTCGCTTTCTGCTcggtctctcactggagtccaatcagactctcttacgaggcctactgacacagacaggaagcagctctcaccgcaaagaggaaacagtcaagtacatcaagaagaagatcagggagaatccctctccagagaaatccatcaaccttttccactgtctgaatgaactgaatgatcattctctaGTGCAGGAAGTCCAAACATACCTGAAGAGAGGAGGTAACCGTCGTCTCCATGGAACGAGAttctctcctgctcagtggtcagctctggtgtttgtgttgctgaactcCGAAGAGGATCTGGATGAATTTGACCTGTGGAAATATGAACCATCAGAGGAATGTCTACTGCGCCTGCTGCCAGTggttaaaacatccagaaaagctGT actgtctggctgcagtattacagaggaaggctgtgctgttctgtgttcagctctgagatcAAACCCCTcgtcacacctgagagagctgaatctgaactacaataaaccaggagactcaggagtgaagcagttATCTGCTCTaatggaggatccacactgcaaactggagaaactaca tctgtctggcTGCAGAATTACAGAGGAAGGTTGTGTtgctctggcttcagctctgaggtcaaatccCTCATCACACTTGAGAGACCTGAATCTGAAttccagtacaccaggagactcaggagtgaagcagctctctgctctactggaggatccacaatgtacactggagaaactaca TCTGTATAACTGCAGCATTatagaggaaggctgtgctgctatgtgttcagctctgaggtcaaacccttTATCACACCTGAAAGAACTGTATCTGAGCAACAATGAactaggagactcaggagtgaagcagctctctgttctactggaggatccacactgtaaactggagaaacttCA TCTGTCtggctgcagtattagagaggaaggctgtgctgttcTGGTTTCAGCTCTGAGATCAAatccctcatcacacctgacagagctgaatctgaactggAATAAATCAGGAGACTCAGGACTGAAACAGCTCTCTGCGTTACTGGaagatccacactgtacactggaaaTACTACA GCTGTCTAACTGCAGTATTcaagaggaaggctgtgctgttctgtgttcagctctgaggtcaaacccctcatcacacctgagagagctgtaTCTGAACCTCagtgaaccaggagactcaggagtgaagctgctctctgctctactggaggatccacactgtaaactggagaaacttCA
- the LOC143481333 gene encoding NACHT, LRR and PYD domains-containing protein 12-like isoform X3 has product MRSTQSSTSQREGVERSIMNMRELNLMKEKKFSLMDLLHVFFPETKQLQLVDSDAYKVMFIFDGLDECRLPLDFQNNERLCDVTESTAVDVLLTNLIKQKLLPSALIWITSRPAAANQIPPECVDLVTEVRGFGDLQKEEYFRKRISDQNLANRIITHMKSSRSLYIMCHIPVFCWIAATVLERIFSEAESGEIPKTLTQMFTHFLIFQIKHKDRKYHGKIDSDSHQNRERIEVLGKLAFEQLQKGNLIFYEEDLRECGIDVNEVSVYSGVCTQIFREEFRLHLGKVFSFVHLSVQEFLAALYVFISFISNRNVLKQQTPQLGFKRSKTMYDFLKNAVDKALQSENGYLDIFLRFLLGLSLESNQTLLRGLLTQTGSSSHRKEETVKYIKKKIRENPSPEKSINLFHCLNELNDHSLVQEVQTYLKRGGNRRLHGTRFSPAQWSALVFVLLNSEEDLDEFDLWKYEPSEECLLRLLPVVKTSRKAVLSGCSITEEGCAVLCSALRSNPSSHLRELNLNYNKPGDSGVKQLSALMEDPHCKLEKLHLSGCRITEEGCVALASALRSNPSSHLRDLNLNSSTPGDSGVKQLSALLEDPQCTLEKLHLYNCSIIEEGCAAMCSALRSNPLSHLKELYLSNNELGDSGVKQLSVLLEDPHCKLEKLHLSGCSIREEGCAVLVSALRSNPSSHLTELNLNWNKSGDSGLKQLSALLEDPHCTLEILQLSNCSIQEEGCAVLCSALRSNPSSHLRELYLNLSEPGDSGVKLLSALLEDPHCKLEKLHLSGCSITDEGFAALALALRSNHSPHLRDLNLSWNKPGDSGVKQFSALLEDPHCKLEKLHIRPHLKYNMTTVQR; this is encoded by the exons atgagatctacacagagctctacatcacagagggagggagtggagaggtcaataatgaacatgag ggagctgaatttgatgaaggagaaaaagtTCAGTCTGATGGATCTGCTTCATGTTTTTTTCCCTGAAACGAAACAGTTACAATTAGTAGATTCTGATGCTTACAAAGTTATGttcatctttgatggtctggatgagtgtcgacttcctctagatttccagAATAATGAGAGATTATGTGATGTAACAGAGTCGACCgcagtggatgtgctgctgacaaacctcatcaagCAGAAACTGCTTCCTTCTGCTCTCATCTGGATCACCTCTagaccagcagcagccaatcagatccctcctgagtGTGTTGACCTGGTAACAGAGGTACGAGGGTTCGGTGACCTtcagaaagaggagtacttcaggaagagaatcagtgaTCAGAACCTGGCCAATAGAATCATCAcacacatgaagtcatcaagaagtctttacatcatgtgccacattccagtcttctgttggattgcagccactgttctagagagaATATTTagtgaagcagagagtggagagatccccaagactctgactcagatgttcacacacttcctgatcttTCAAATCAAACACAAGGACAGAAAGTACCATGGAAAAATTGACTCTGACTCTCACCAGAATAGAGAGAGAATTGAGGTATTGGGGAAACTAGCTTTTGAACAGCTGCAAAAGGGAaacctgatcttctatgaggaagacctgagagagtgtGGCATTGATGTGAATGAAGTGTCAGTGTACTCAGGAGTGTGTACGCAAATTTTCAGAGAAGAGTTTAGGCTGCACCTGgggaaggtgttcagctttgtacatctgagCGTTCAGGAATTTTTGGCTgctttatatgtatttatatccTTCATATCAAACAGAAATGTGTTAAAACAGCAAACCCCACAACTTGGGTTTAAAAGATCAAAAACTATGTATGACTTTCTCAAGAAtgcagtggacaaggccttacaAAGTGAAAATGGATATCTGGACATTTTCCTTCGCTTTCTGCTcggtctctcactggagtccaatcagactctcttacgaggcctactgacacagacaggaagcagctctcaccgcaaagaggaaacagtcaagtacatcaagaagaagatcagggagaatccctctccagagaaatccatcaaccttttccactgtctgaatgaactgaatgatcattctctaGTGCAGGAAGTCCAAACATACCTGAAGAGAGGAGGTAACCGTCGTCTCCATGGAACGAGAttctctcctgctcagtggtcagctctggtgtttgtgttgctgaactcCGAAGAGGATCTGGATGAATTTGACCTGTGGAAATATGAACCATCAGAGGAATGTCTACTGCGCCTGCTGCCAGTggttaaaacatccagaaaagctGT actgtctggctgcagtattacagaggaaggctgtgctgttctgtgttcagctctgagatcAAACCCCTcgtcacacctgagagagctgaatctgaactacaataaaccaggagactcaggagtgaagcagttATCTGCTCTaatggaggatccacactgcaaactggagaaactaca tctgtctggcTGCAGAATTACAGAGGAAGGTTGTGTtgctctggcttcagctctgaggtcaaatccCTCATCACACTTGAGAGACCTGAATCTGAAttccagtacaccaggagactcaggagtgaagcagctctctgctctactggaggatccacaatgtacactggagaaactaca TCTGTATAACTGCAGCATTatagaggaaggctgtgctgctatgtgttcagctctgaggtcaaacccttTATCACACCTGAAAGAACTGTATCTGAGCAACAATGAactaggagactcaggagtgaagcagctctctgttctactggaggatccacactgtaaactggagaaacttCA TCTGTCtggctgcagtattagagaggaaggctgtgctgttcTGGTTTCAGCTCTGAGATCAAatccctcatcacacctgacagagctgaatctgaactggAATAAATCAGGAGACTCAGGACTGAAACAGCTCTCTGCGTTACTGGaagatccacactgtacactggaaaTACTACA GCTGTCTAACTGCAGTATTcaagaggaaggctgtgctgttctgtgttcagctctgaggtcaaacccctcatcacacctgagagagctgtaTCTGAACCTCagtgaaccaggagactcaggagtgaagctgctctctgctctactggaggatccacactgtaaactggagaaacttCA